From the genome of Canis lupus familiaris isolate Mischka breed German Shepherd chromosome 8, alternate assembly UU_Cfam_GSD_1.0, whole genome shotgun sequence, one region includes:
- the LBHD2 gene encoding LBH domain-containing protein 2, producing the protein MGPGSGWYRLEQSEASRRRVDSNICPTADTLFLPVFMHPNSGNSMTTPQPAMPEISPAEEAGGPAGKAAVGAREKGPRLGQRLPSIVVESSEVGSVESGELRWPPEGALRGPAQSQAAASSPSGPGVPGKAPDDAGSQHASSKAQARQTPQ; encoded by the exons ATGGGCCCAGGGTCGGGTTGGTACAGGCTGGAGCAGTctgaagcttccagaaggagagTGGACTCTAACATCTGTCCCACGGCAGACACCTTGTTTCTCCCCGTCTTCATGCACCCCAACAGCGGCAACAGCATGACTACCCCCCAGCCTGCCATGCCAGAGATAAGCCCAGCTGAGGAGGCTGGAGGCCCAGCAGGAAAG GCTGCGGTAGGTGCCCGGGAGAAGGGCCCTCGGCTGGGCCAGCGGCTGCCCTCCATTGTGGTGGAGTCCAGCGAGGTGGGCTCTGTGGAGAGTGGGGAGCTGCGTTGGCCCCCTGAGGGCGCCCTGAGGGGGCCAGCCCAGAGCCAGGCTGCTG CCTCCTCACCGAGTGGGCCGGGGGTACCAGGGAAGGCTCCGGATGATGCTGGCAGTCAGCATGCCAGCAGCAAGGCGCAGGCCCGCCAGACCCCCCAGTGA
- the EXOC3L4 gene encoding exocyst complex component 3-like protein 4 → MLSPRTATSGLELQSPEEPAKLQTPARGTRKASSGDAPGSHPSEDARPGLGSLRRVFSRTSQQASGQGPEEDRGLFQRSSRFLFRSLRRSRDDGATTDQSQAAAVPGVARGPEVPSRIVDGGSRRSSTGVGSEKLESETEGKSVADLITERQLLAAFEQLRQLETRLVAEKASHTFEQDPTGFARRAMDVCLHYDGLAAEIRAIVRETLGPARVDAAALGELARVVRAEEAAHPAPPADGDFLLTPRRWRQHWEDAVRTSAQERVRAAAAEAPGPEGAAGLARLLAQLGGAVRSDLHKVRREVQPAYSAAGFPAWEAYLRAFHGAVAQRLQELAQDARGCEQLYVLLDWAANVYGSPDFLGTPDLTLSTEPLPPLLAPAVWARLESDYISFLETKITSCFDSILQLEQSRWAGAEAPDVLQGLYHTPLSIDVHMLVAEHVKAAGAISAELEATTLRICTRALGLFLPRFEKAFLESKAVSEPHLGANINACEELRTSLLARFPGTFEELEKPLVAATCTFQKRLLQGLQDDVQPLFRVLCTKAWLTHDVLQPLMNKVVTFAHHLEHVAPLRAQETLQEVHRYVVREYLAQVLRPRERFRGEERMTSSQKMGLDAQAIGDTFQGLGSEATWLDQAIPCVADILGETYKDDIQRHLETLIGSYPDIRRDHVLAILALRRLGRRRNQRLLQHAQSLLRAAGKAGGSGGSGAAGGHVLFEEIEVPASVDLLITCI, encoded by the exons ATGTTGTCGCCGCGGACAGCGACCTCTGGGCTGGAGCTGCAGAGCCCCGAGGAGCCCGCGAAACTGCAGACCCCAGCGCGGGGCACTCGGAAGGCAAGCAGCGGGGACGCACCCGGCTCGCACCCGAGTGAGGACGCTCGGCCCGGCCTGGGCAGCCTTCGGCGGGTCTTCTCCCGCACAAGCCAGCAGGCTTCAGGCCAGGGCCCCGAGGAGGACAGGGGCCTGTTTCAGCGCAGTTCCCGCTTCCTGTTCCGGTCCCTGCGACGTTCCCGAGATGATGGCGCCACTACTGACCAGTCCCAGGCTGCTGCTGTGCCAGGGGTGGCCCGTGGCCCAGAGGTGCCCTCTAGGATCGTAGATGGTGGCAGCCGGCGGTCCTCCACTGGGGTGGGGTCTGAGAAACTGGAATCTGAGACAG AAGGCAAATCCGTGGCCGACCTCATCACCGAGCGGCAGCTGCTGGCGGCCTTCGAACAGCTGCGGCAGCTGGAGACGCGGCTGGTGGCCGAGAAGGCCTCGCACACCTTCGAGCAGGACCCCACGGGCTTCGCGCGGCGCGCCATGGACGTGTGTCTGCACTACGACGGGCTGGCGGCCGAGATCCGCGCCATCGTGCGCGAGACGCTGGGCCCGGCCCGCGTGGACGCGGCGGCGCTCGGGGAGCTGGCCCGGGTGGTGCGCGCCGAGGAGGCTGcgcaccccgcgccccccgccgacGGCGACTTCCTGCTCACCCCGCGCCGCTGGCGCCAGCACTGGGAGGACGCGGTGCGGACCAGCGCGCAGGAGCGCGTGCGGGCGGCCGCTGCGGAGGCCCCGGGGCCCGAGGGCGCGGCCGGCCTGGCCCGGCTCCTGGCCCAGCTCGGCGGCGCGGTGCGCAGCGACCTGCACAAGGTGCGGCGGGAGGTGCAGCCCGCCTACTCGGCCGCCGGCTTCCCGGCCTGGGAGGCCTACCTGCGCGCCTTCCACGGCGCCGTGGCCCAGCGCCTCCAGGAGCTCGCGCAGGACGCCCGCGGCTGCGAGCAGCTCTACGTCCTGCTGGACTGGGCCGCCAATGTGTACGGCAG CCCTGACTTCCTGGGTACCCCGGACCTGACTCTGTCCACAGAGCCACTACCCCCACTCCTGGCACCCGCCGTGTGGGCCCGCCTGGAGAGCGACTACATCAGCTTCCTAGAG ACCAAGATCACGAGCTGCTTCGATAGCATCCTGCAGCTAGAGCAGAGTCGGTGGGCGGGCGCCGAGGCCCCTGACGTGCTACAGGGCCTCTACCACACGCCGCTGTCCATCGATGTCCACATG CTCGTGGCAGAGCACGTGAAGGCGGCCGGTGCCATCTCTGCGGAACTGGAGGCCACCACCCTGCGCATCTGCACACGAGCCCTTGGCCTCTTTCTGCCCAG GTTTGAAAAGGCTTTTCTAGAGTCGAAGGCGGTGAGCGAACCTCATCTGGGCGCCAATATCAACGCCTGCGAGGAGCTCAG GACCAGTCTTCTGGCAAGGTTCCCAGGAACCTTTGAAGAGCTGGAGAAACCTCTGGTGGCTGCCACCTGTACCTTCCAGAAGCGGCTGCTGCAGGGCTTGCAGGATGATGTGCAA ccGCTTTTCAGGGTCCTGTGTACCAAGGCCTGGCTGACACATGACGTGCTGCAGCCCCTCATGAACAAGGTGGTGACTTTCGCCCACCATCTGGAGCACGTGGCCCCACTGCGCGCACAG GAGACTCTGCAGGAGGTGCATCGGTACGTGGTTCGTGAATACCTGGCACAGGTGCTGAGGCCGCGTGAGCGGTTCCGGGGTGAGGAGCGCATGACTAGCTCCCAGAAGATGGGCTTGGACGCCCAGGCCATTGGCGACACCTTCCAGGGCTTG GGCTCTGAGGCCACGTGGCTGGACCAGGCGATCCCGTGCGTGGCTGACATACTGGGCGAGACTTACAAAGATGACATCCAGCGGCACCTGGAGACGCTCATCGGGAGCTACCCTGACATCAG GCGGGACCACGTCCTGGCCATTCTGGCGCTGCGCAGACTGGGCCGCCGTCGGAACCAGCGCCTCCTGCAGCATGCCCAGAGCCTGCTGAGGGCTGCGGGCAAggccgggggctccgggggctccggggctgcTGGGGGCCACGTGCTCTTCGAAGAGATCGAGGTGCCTGCCTCCGTGGACCTGCTGATCACCTGCATCTAG
- the LOC100686502 gene encoding creatine kinase B-type-like isoform X4 has translation MEVFSSRLFILTISSIWHNDNKTFLVWINEEDHLRVISMQKGGNMKEVFTRFCNGLTQIETLFKSKNYEFMWNPHLGYILTCPSNLGTGLRAGVHIKLPHLGKHEKFPEVLKRLRLQKRGTGGVDTAAVGGVFDVSNADRLGFSEVELVQMVVDGVKLLIEMEQRLEQGQAIDDLVPAQK, from the exons ATGGAGGTTTTCTCTAGCAGACTTTTCATCTTAACCATCTCGAGCATCTGGCACAATGACAATAAGACCTTCCTGGTGTGGATCAACGAGGAAGACCACCTGCGGGTCATCTCCATGCAGAAAGGGGGCAACATGAAGGAGGTGTTCACTCGGTTCTGCAACGGCCTCACCCAG ATTG aaacactTTTCAAGTCAAAGAATTACGAATTCATGTGGAACCCTCACCTGGGCTACATCCTCACCTGCCCATCCAACCTGGGCACAGGCCTGCGGGCAGGTGTGCACATCAAGCTGCCCCACCTGGGCAAGCACGAGAAGTTCCCGGAGGTGCTCAAGCGGCTGCGGCTTCAGAAACGAGGCACAG GTGGTGTGGACACAGCTGCGGTGGGTGGCGTCTTTGATGTCTCCAACGCAGACCGCCTGGGCTTCTCAGAGGTGGAGCTGGTACAGATGGTGGTGGATGGCGTGAAGCTGCTCATCGAGATGGAGCAGCGGCTGGAGCAGGGCCAGGCCATCGATGACCTTGTGCCTGCCCAGAAGTGA